One window of the Eucalyptus grandis isolate ANBG69807.140 chromosome 8, ASM1654582v1, whole genome shotgun sequence genome contains the following:
- the LOC104416437 gene encoding cytochrome P450 89A2-like, which produces MEVWFLILVTLSVAALLRATLNLLSSSPNKKSLPPGPLTFPVVGNFLWLRKSSSEVEPILRSLHARYGPMVTLHMGSRPAVFVASPALAHEALVQRGAVFADRPPPSATMRLLSSNQHNINTSSYGPTWRLLRRNLTAEILHPSRLRSFSRARTRVLNMLGAELKSQPGGVVRVIDHFPYAMFCLLVLMCFGDWLEEEQIKQIKEVSRRALLSQRRFNVLSFWPWLSKLVLRKRWKEFYELCECRKRVLIPLIRARLKAKQEQLSKAKEDGNDGNGDWILPYVDTLLDLELPEEKRKLEEDHIVSLCWEFLNAGTDTTSTALQWIMANLVKYPEIQERLYDEIKSVVGEGAEQVKEEDLQRMSYLKAVVLEGLRRHPPGHFVLPHAVKEDAELGGYAITRDATINFMVAEMGWDPKVWEDPMEFKPERFLNSAGGGAASGFDITGNREIKMMPFGVGRRICPASGLAMLHLEYFVANLVWQFKWRTVAGEEVDLSEKQEFTVAMKNPLRAQISSRN; this is translated from the coding sequence ATGGAAGTCTGGTTCCTCATCCTCGTCACCCTCTCCGTCGCCGCCCTCCTCAGAGCCACCCTCaacctcctctcctcctctcccaACAAGAAGAGCCTCCCGCCGGGCCCCCTTACCTTCCCAGTCGTCGGCAACTTCCTATGGCTCCGCAAGTCCTCCTCAGAGGTCGAGCCCATCCTCCGCTCCCTCCACGCCCGTTACGGCCCGATGGTCACCCTCCACATGGGCTCCCGACCCGCCGTCTTCGTCGCCTCCCCGGCCCTCGCCCACGAGGCCCTCGTCCAACGCGGCGCCGTCTTCGCCGACCGCCCGCCGCCCTCTGCCACCATGCGCCTCCTCTCCTCTAACCAGCACAATATCAACACCTCCTCCTACGGCCCCACCTGGCGCCTCCTCCGCCGGAACCTCACGGCGGAGATCCTCCATCCCTCCCGCCTCCGCTCCTTCTCCCGCGCCCGCACGCGGGTCCTCAACATGCTCGGGGCGGAGCTCAAGTCACAGCCTGGCGGCGTCGTCCGCGTCATCGACCACTTCCCGTACGCCATGTTCTGCTTGCTGGTCCTCATGTGCTTCGGAGACTGGCTCGAGGAGGAGCAGATTAAGCAGATCAAGGAGGTTTCGCGACGGGCGCTGCTGAGTCAACGGCGCTTCAACGTGCTCAGTTTCTGGCCGTGGCTGAGCAAGCTCGTCCTCCGGAAGCGATGGAAGGAGTTCTATGAGCTCTGCGAGTGTCGGAAACGCGTCCTCATCCCGCTCATCAGAGCTCGACTCAAGGCCAAGCAAGAGCAACTGAGCAAAGCCAAGGAGGACGGGAACGACGGCAATGGCGATTGGATCTTGCCGTACGTGGACACGCTCCTGGACCTGGAGCTGccggaggagaagaggaagctgGAGGAGGACCACATCGTGAGTCTGTGCTGGGAGTTCCTCAACGCCGGCACCGACACAACGTCCACGGCGCTGCAGTGGATCATGGCCAACCTGGTCAAGTACCCAGAAATCCAAGAGAGGCTCTACGATGAAATCAAATCAGTTGTGGGAGAAGGGGCGGAACAAGTGAAGGAGGAGGACCTACAGAGGATGAGCTACCTGAAAGCAGTGGTACTGGAGGGGCTGCGCCGGCACCCACCGGGGCATTTCGTGCTGCCGCATGCGGTGAAGGAGGACGCGGAGTTGGGCGGCTACGCGATCACCAGGGACGCGACCATCAACTTCATGGTGGCGGAGATGGGTTGGGACCCGAAAGTCTGGGAAGACCCGATGGAGTTCAAGCCCGAGAGGTTCTTGAACTCCGCCGGCGGAGGAGCAGCCAGCGGGTTCGACATCACGGGGAACAGGGAGATAAAGATGATGCCGTTTGGGGTGGGGAGGAGGATATGCCCTGCGTCCGGGCTCGCGATGCTGCACCTGGAGTACTTCGTGGCGAACCTGGTGTGGCAGTTCAAGTGGcggacggtggccggcgaggaGGTGGACCTATCGGAGAAGCAGGAGTTCACCGTAGCGATGAAGAACCCGTTAAGGGCCCAGATTTCATCCAGGAATTAG
- the LOC104456779 gene encoding LOW QUALITY PROTEIN: cytochrome P450 89A2 (The sequence of the model RefSeq protein was modified relative to this genomic sequence to represent the inferred CDS: inserted 1 base in 1 codon) — translation MLKFFFLILFSEVHECVLTIGKKATFWTSAIPFSFRYVVNLVCDLISLQILNLVFLKYSESIPQKMEVWFLILVTLSVAAPSTLNLLSSAPNKKSLPPGPXTFPVVGNFLWLRKSSSEVEPILRSLHARYGPMVTLHIGSGPAVFVASPTLAHEALVQRGAVFADRPPPSATMRLLSSNQHNINTSSYGPTWRLLRRNLTAEILHPSRLRSYSRARTRVLNMLGAELKSQPGGVVRVIDHFQYAMFCLLVLMCFGDWLEEEQIKQIKEVSQRALLSQWRFNVLNFWPWLSKFVLRKRWKEFYELCQCRKRVLVRLIRARLKAKQEQLSKAKEDGNDGNGDWILPYVDTLLDLELPEEKRKLEEDHIVSLCWEFLNAGTDTTSTALQWIMANLVKYPEIQERLYDEIKSVVGEGVEQVKEEDLQRMSYLKAVVLEGLRRHPPGHFVLPHAVKEDAELGGYAITRDASINFMVAEMGWDPKVWEDPMEFKPERFLNSAGGGAASGFDITGSREIKMMPFGVGRRICPASGLAMLHLEYFVANLVWQFKWRTVAGEEVDLSEKQEFIVAMKNPLRAQISSRN, via the exons atgctgaaattttttttccttattttattcaGCGAGGTCCACGAATGTGTTCTGACGATCGGCAAGAAAGCTACTTTTTGGACGTCAGCCATTCCGTTTTCTTTCCGCTACGTCGTCAACCTCGTCTGCGATCTTATATCTCTGCAAATCCTTAACTTGGTCTTCCTCAAGTACTCAGAGTCAATCCCGCAAAAGATGGAAGTCTGGTTCCTCATCCTCGTCACCCTCTCCGTCGCCGCCCCCTCAACCCTCAACCTCCTCTCCTCCGCCCCCAACAAGAAGAGCCTCCCGCCGGGCC TTACCTTCCCGGTCGTCGGCAACTTCCTATGGCTCCGCAAGTCCTCCTCGGAGGTCGAGCCCATCCTCCGCTCCCTCCACGCCCGTTACGGCCCGATGGTCACCCTCCACATAGGCTCCGGACCCGCCGTCTTCGTCGCCTCCCCGACCCTCGCCCACGAGGCCCTCGTCCAACGGGGCGCCGTCTTCGCCGACCGCCCGCCACCCTCTGCCACCATGCGCCTCCTCTCCTCCAACCAGCACAATATCAACACCTCCTCCTACGGCCCCACCTGGCGCCTCCTCCGCCGGAACCTCACGGCGGAGATCCTCCATCCCTCCCGCCTCCGCTCCTACTCCCGCGCCCGCACGCGGGTCCTCAACATGCTCGGGGCGGAGCTCAAGTCACAGCCTGGTGGCGTAGTCCGCGTCATCGACCACTTCCAGTACGCCATGTTCTGCTTGCTGGTCCTCATGTGCTTCGGAGACTGGCTCGAGGAGGAGCAGATTAAGCAGATCAAGGAGGTTTCGCAACGGGCGCTGCTGAGTCAATGGCGCTTCAACGTCCTCAATTTCTGGCCGTGGCTGAGCAAGTTCGTCCTCCGGAAGCGATGGAAGGAGTTCTATGAGCTCTGCCAGTGTCGGAAACGCGTCCTCGTCCGGCTCATCAGAGCTCGACTCAAGGCCAAGCAAGAGCAGCTGAGCAAAGCCAAGGAGGACGGAAACGACGGCAATGGCGATTGGATCTTGCCGTACGTGGACACGCTCCTGGACCTGGAGCTGccggaggagaagaggaagctgGAGGAGGACCACATCGTGAGTCTGTGCTGGGAGTTCCTCAACGCCGGCACCGACACAACGTCCACGGCGCTGCAGTGGATCATGGCCAACCTGGTCAAGTACCCAGAAATCCAAGAGAGGCTCTACGATGAAATCAAATCAGTTGTGGGAGAAGGGGTGGAACAAGTGAAGGAGGAGGACCTACAGAGGATGAGCTACCTGAAAGCAGTGGTACTGGAGGGGCTGCGCCGGCACCCGCCGGGGCATTTCGTGCTGCCGCATGCGGTGAAGGAGGACGCGGAGTTGGGCGGCTACGCGATCACCAGGGACGCGTCCATCAACTTCATGGTGGCGGAGATGGGTTGGGACCCGAAAGTCTGGGAAGACCCGATGGAGTTCAAGCCCGAGAGGTTCTTGAACTCCGCCGGCGGAGGAGCAGCCAGCGGGTTCGACATCACGGGGAGTAGGGAGATAAAGATGATGCCGTTTGGGGTGGGGAGGAGGATCTGCCCTGCGTCCGGGCTCGCGATGCTGCACCTGGAGTACTTCGTGGCGAACCTGGTGTGGCAGTTCAAGTGGcggacggtggccggcgaggaGGTGGACCTATCGGAGAAGCAAGAGTTCATCGTAGCGATGAAGAACCCTTTAAGGGCCCAGATTTCATCCAGGAATTAG